The following DNA comes from Bacteroidia bacterium.
TAAATTTAATGGAATGTGGTCGTTTGTTATTTATTCTATTAAACGTAAATATTTATTTGCAGCTCGTGACAGATTCGGTGTTAAGCCATTCTATTATTATTTCAGTAAGAAGAAGTTTGTTTTTTGTTCTGAAATTCCTCCGATACTAAAGGTAGTAAAGACTCCTATAGTCGCAAATGATCAAATAATATATGACTATTTGGTGCATAGTCGCACGGATCATACTGAGCGAACATTTTTTTCTGAGATTCAAAAGCTTCAACATGGAGAAAAACTGATTATTGAGGGCGGGGTAGTTTCCATTAGAAAATGGTATGACTTGGAAAGGGCTGTTAAAGATGCAAGGGGATTTAGCAACGATTCCGAATACCTGGAATCGCTTACTTCATCCATTCAATTAAGACTTAAAAGTGATGTACCCGTGGGAGTTTGTTTAAGTGGCGGTCTCGACTCTTCTTCAATAGTTTCAATTATTGTTTCAAAACTTAGGAAAGATGATCTGAGCACCTTTTCTGCTATTTATAACCAAGGTGATGTAGGCAATGAAAGTGAATACATTAATGAATACAGAAATATTGTAAAATCAATGTTTTTTACCAGCCCCGGGAGTACAAGTTTGCTTAGGGATGCCGGTTTATTTATTAAGGCTCATGGGGAGCCTGTTCCAACTACAGGTCCCTATGCTCAGTATAAAGTAATGGAGTTAGCAAGGAAACATGTCATCGTGACGCTAGATGGACAAGGAGCGGATGAAACACTTGGGGGTTACCATTATTTCTATGGATATTATTTTAGGGAATTGTTTCTAAGATTAAGATTATTTAGTTTGTTCAGGGAGATAGGTAGTTATATTTCTAAGCATAAAAGTTTAAAGGGCTTAAAAGCATTTATTTTCTTTTTTCTCCCAGGAACGATTAAGACAGGTTTTTTGTTGAAAAGGGCTAATTGGGTCAAAGCCTCCTTCTCAAAAAAGTATTGTGGAAGTAATGTTTTGGTTGACAAGTTGTATAGTGCAAGTTCACTTCGAAAGGCACTTCTTTATCATTTTGAATATAAACTTGAGCACTTACTAAAGTGGGAGGATCGAAATTCCATGGTTTTTTCGATAGAGGCTCGAGTCCCATTTCTTGACTATAGACTTGTCGAGCGAACCCTTGCTACCGCTCCCGATCTCATTATTAGAAATGGAACAACAAAATTTATCCTAAGAGAGGCTTTAATTGGTTTGCTACCTGAAAAAATCAGACAGAGACGTGATAAGATCGGATTCGGATCACCATCAGATGAGTGGTTCAGGAGTTCTGAGTGGAAGGAATTTATCTATAATCTTCTTGCAAGTGAATCTTTTAGTTCTAGAGGCTATATTTGTAATAAAAAGGCACTACTACTATATTCAAAGCACTTAGAAGGAAGAATCAATATTGCAAACGATATTTGGAAATGGATTAATCTCGAACTTTGGTTTAGAGAATTTATCGATCCTTTCGCTGAACGCAAAAAGGTAAATGATGAGTGAGCCTAGGCTTTTTGGATATGTATTATACCGAGAATCTCGGGATCAACTTCTGAATGAAATTGATATGCGAATTTCAGATAGCCGGTTCTCGGCAATTATTTCCTTAAATACGCTTAAGCTGTATCTCGGAGAGAAGAATCCTGAATTAAAAGATTGTTTTGACTCAGGCACGCACATTATTCCGGATGGTCAGTCAATGGTAATAGCTGATTATTTGATTAATTGTAAAAGAATTTCTGCCATCTCTGGAGCAGAGCTTATGGTTGCTTTAATAGCAAGGGCTGAAATGATGAAGTATAGGTTATTTTTTCTTGGGGCAGAGGAGAGCTTGCTACTTAAAGTAAGGAATAAACTCAAGTTAGAGTTTCCATGGCTTTATCTCAATTCCATGTTTCAACATGGATTTTATAAAATCGAAGATGAAGCGGAGGTAATAGAGCGAATAGCTAAAGCTAGCCCAGATATTTTATTCGTAGCTTTCGGATCTCCTCGAAAGGAAAGATTTATTATTACGAATCAATCTAGGCTTAATACTAAGGTATTAATGGGAGTAGGCGGAAGTTATGAGTATTTCGTGGGAGAGATAAAATTGGGGACAATTGCAAAGCGATTGGGTTTAAGATGGTTTGTACGATTAATTAACGATCCAAGAAGATTGTTTATAAGGTATTTTAAATGTAATTCGTATTATATTTTCGCAGTCATAAGGGAACTCTTCTTTAGAGTAACTCGCTGAGACGTCCATATATATCGAAGACGCGAATAATTTTTCCTTACCTTTACACCCATGCTGGCAGCCATTGAAAAAGAGAGTGGCTATGAGGTGGATACGTTTCTTCGGGTTCACTTTAGAGAGGATATTTCCCATTCCGCACAACTCAGAACGAATAACTCATTTACGGTTGCCCAAATAGAAGGCAACTGCAATTCTATCGTCAACCTGAACCGTGTAAATGACTGCCGTTTCATAAATAAAATGTTCGAGGCGGTAAATGAAAAGCTATCGCTGGGCGGTCTCTATGCAGGATGCTTTGAGAATTATTCAAACAGGAGAAAGCGAAAAGGAATAAATAAGATTCCCGTATTGAGGGGGATCTATTTCTTTAACGAGTTTTTATTCATGCGCGTTTGTCCCAAAGTATGGGGACTCAAAAAGATTTACTTTCTTTTAACAAAGGGTCGTAGCCGTCTGCTCTCCAAAGCGGAGGTGCTGGGTCGCCTGGTCTGCTGCGGTTTTAAAATCAATAGCGTTGAAAATATCAACGGCCTGGTGTACTTTGTTGCTGAAAAGGTGAAAACGCCTGCCTATGATATGTCCCCGTCATACGGACCAATTTATCGTATGCGGCGGGTTGGAAAGCACGGAAAGATCATCGGGGTATATAAATTCCGGACGATGCATCCTTACGCGGAATATCTGCAGGACTATGTTATATCCCTTAACGGTTACAATGCCAAAGGGAAACCGGCAGATGATTTTCGCCTGGCACCCTGGGGCAAATTCATGCGCAAGTACTGGTTGGATGAACTGCCCCAGCTGATCAATGTGTTGAAAGGAGAGATGAAGATCATGGGTGTTCGTCCTCTCAGCGAAACCCGCTTTAATGAATTCCCGCCGGCAATGCGGGAGCTAAGAAAGAAATATAAACCCGGTTGTATCCCTCCTTATGTGTCACTGAATATGCCGGATCATGAAGGGAATATTATTGCCGAAAGAATATATCTTTCAAAAAAGAAAAAGAGTCCCTTCACAACTGATTTGCTCTTCACAGCTAAAGCACTGTTTAATATTCTGAGCAACCGGATAAGAAGTGCATAAAAAAAGCCCCGGGGACCAGGGCTTTCGAAATGGAGGTATTGTAACTTTCCTAATCCTTAATCTTCTCGATCATCCTTTGCGACCACTTAATGAATGTGTCGCTGGTATACATTCTGCCGGGTAATCCGCCGAACTTATACACCACGCCTACGCAATGCTGGAAGTGATTGCCGCCCCGGCGGTAAAATGCCCATTTACCCAGTGTTTCTGTAGAGAGGGCGATATCTTTTGTAATCCATAGGTGGAATCCTATTCCTAAATTGTGTGTTGAACCGGTCAGGCGATCCTTGAATAAATCAGAAACTTTAGTGGTGTTATGATACCCATACCCAACATGTACATACGGATCAAACCAGGCCGTTTCACCAAACAGATAATTCAAATCGTACTTCATCTTCGCGTCTATTGCATAGTAATCACGAATCTTCGCATTGATCTCGTTATTGATGATCTTTCCAGTAGTGTATTGGTTGTACGTAAATGCAAGATCCACACTGATCCCTAACTGAAACATCTTTTCAATCGAAAGCCGGGTAGGATAGTATTTATAGTACCAGGTCTCCGATGGCTTGAAAAACTGAACATTG
Coding sequences within:
- a CDS encoding outer membrane beta-barrel protein produces the protein MKKVLFSALAIFFSAFAYGQWKTTPYIAGLSWNVVENDGDNVQFFKPSETWYYKYYPTRLSIEKMFQLGISVDLAFTYNQYTTGKIINNEINAKIRDYYAIDAKMKYDLNYLFGETAWFDPYVHVGYGYHNTTKVSDLFKDRLTGSTHNLGIGFHLWITKDIALSTETLGKWAFYRRGGNHFQHCVGVVYKFGGLPGRMYTSDTFIKWSQRMIEKIKD
- a CDS encoding WecB/TagA/CpsF family glycosyltransferase, whose amino-acid sequence is MSEPRLFGYVLYRESRDQLLNEIDMRISDSRFSAIISLNTLKLYLGEKNPELKDCFDSGTHIIPDGQSMVIADYLINCKRISAISGAELMVALIARAEMMKYRLFFLGAEESLLLKVRNKLKLEFPWLYLNSMFQHGFYKIEDEAEVIERIAKASPDILFVAFGSPRKERFIITNQSRLNTKVLMGVGGSYEYFVGEIKLGTIAKRLGLRWFVRLINDPRRLFIRYFKCNSYYIFAVIRELFFRVTR
- the asnB gene encoding asparagine synthase (glutamine-hydrolyzing) — encoded protein: MCGLAGILNLDETLASRTELELLMRGIAHRGPDDSGVFVSDNVGLGFVRLSIIDLSALGHQPMFSEDGDLVLLFNGEIFNYLELKVELELRGVKFRTKTDSEVLLKAYIHWGEECLDKFNGMWSFVIYSIKRKYLFAARDRFGVKPFYYYFSKKKFVFCSEIPPILKVVKTPIVANDQIIYDYLVHSRTDHTERTFFSEIQKLQHGEKLIIEGGVVSIRKWYDLERAVKDARGFSNDSEYLESLTSSIQLRLKSDVPVGVCLSGGLDSSSIVSIIVSKLRKDDLSTFSAIYNQGDVGNESEYINEYRNIVKSMFFTSPGSTSLLRDAGLFIKAHGEPVPTTGPYAQYKVMELARKHVIVTLDGQGADETLGGYHYFYGYYFRELFLRLRLFSLFREIGSYISKHKSLKGLKAFIFFFLPGTIKTGFLLKRANWVKASFSKKYCGSNVLVDKLYSASSLRKALLYHFEYKLEHLLKWEDRNSMVFSIEARVPFLDYRLVERTLATAPDLIIRNGTTKFILREALIGLLPEKIRQRRDKIGFGSPSDEWFRSSEWKEFIYNLLASESFSSRGYICNKKALLLYSKHLEGRINIANDIWKWINLELWFREFIDPFAERKKVNDE
- a CDS encoding sugar transferase; the protein is MLAAIEKESGYEVDTFLRVHFREDISHSAQLRTNNSFTVAQIEGNCNSIVNLNRVNDCRFINKMFEAVNEKLSLGGLYAGCFENYSNRRKRKGINKIPVLRGIYFFNEFLFMRVCPKVWGLKKIYFLLTKGRSRLLSKAEVLGRLVCCGFKINSVENINGLVYFVAEKVKTPAYDMSPSYGPIYRMRRVGKHGKIIGVYKFRTMHPYAEYLQDYVISLNGYNAKGKPADDFRLAPWGKFMRKYWLDELPQLINVLKGEMKIMGVRPLSETRFNEFPPAMRELRKKYKPGCIPPYVSLNMPDHEGNIIAERIYLSKKKKSPFTTDLLFTAKALFNILSNRIRSA